The genomic window GTGACGTTGAGAGACGAGGTGTTGTACCATGCTCCGATCGCCGGCACGGTGACGTTCACCGCCGGCGCGGCGGTGTCGACGATGAAGCTGACCTCGGCATAGCTGCTCTCGCCCAGCACGTTGTAGGCGGTCACATTGACGTTATGCTCGCCCTCGGCAAGATCGTCGATGGTGAGATCGGTGTTCTTTGACACGTTGATCGCTTCGGCGCCGTCCACGCTGACGTTGTAGTGATCAACGTTGGCGCCGGTCCATTCTACTTTGACCGAGTCGGAGGTCAGAATGTCATCCTGACTGGGTGAAGCGATGGAGACCGAGGGTGTGATCTTCGGAGTGTAGGTGCTGGCATACACGCCCCTGTGTCCGAGATCCCCATTCTCCTGCTCCCATATGGCGACCGCGCCGCCGTAGGAGTTAATCGCGACCTGGGGAGAGTATGCCGAGGTACTGACCTCAGTGACTACCATGTCATCCCCCCAGTTTCCGTCGGTATAGGCACGGGAGATGATGAACGAGTGCGTATCGTATATGTCATACCATGTTGCCATCATGTTCCCGTCGGAGTTCGTCACTATGTCGGGTGACTGTACGTTACCGATCGCGGAAAGGGTCTCCGGTCCATCGTTGCCCACGCCGGAGGTGAGGACGCCGATAGAAGTTAGGTCCCCGCTTTCCGTCTGCACCCATATCGTGCCCATCGCCATATTGTCGGCGATGACCATCTTGGGTTCGGTGTACGAAATTCCGAGGTCGGAGATGATCGCGGGAGAACCCCACTCACCATTATGCTGCACGTCCCCTATGATGGTCCATGCAGATAGGTCCGAGCTATACTGCTGATAGACAAGGACTGAGATGCCCAGGTCATTGATTGTCAGGTCTGGATAGGCACAAGCCCCTGAACCCGGCGAGACCACCTCTGGGTCGCTCCATTGATCGACTGACAAGGAGGCAACGGCAATTACGTTCGCGCCGGCATGATCTTCGCACCAAGCCACAGTGGCGTTCCCGATATTGTTCATGACTAGTTGGACGCTGCTGCAGTCGTGCTCACCATCGGATATCGTAGTGGCCTCATCCCAGTTACCGTTCAGGTAAACACATCCGACCACATCGGTGTGAACGCTACCGGTGGCATTCCAGACTGCGATTGCGCCCCCGCTGGCATTCATAGCTACCTGAGGGGTCGCAATCCTGTCCATGTCCGACCCGATAGTCACGGGAACGCTCCATTCTCCGCCACTGAAGTACCTAGCCTTCACATCATAGTGGGAACCGTCGTACTGGCTGTACACCACGACGGCGTTACCGGCGTCGTTCATGGCGATCGCAGGGTTCCCGCAGTCCCCCTCACCATCGGACAGGGTAGCGACAGGGCCC from Methanomassiliicoccus sp. includes these protein-coding regions:
- a CDS encoding fibronectin type III domain-containing protein translates to MLTRKAVSLALCAVMLLSCIMVTVNADARPLLSDWTVPIAIENGDDHNADQCRMAMDSAGDTLVVWRSGGDLHHVINYTAYTGSWGPVATLSDGEGDCGNPAIAMNDAGNAVVVYSQYDGSHYDVKARYFSGGEWSVPVTIGSDMDRIATPQVAMNASGGAIAVWNATGSVHTDVVGCVYLNGNWDEATTISDGEHDCSSVQLVMNNIGNATVAWCEDHAGANVIAVASLSVDQWSDPEVVSPGSGACAYPDLTINDLGISVLVYQQYSSDLSAWTIIGDVQHNGEWGSPAIISDLGISYTEPKMVIADNMAMGTIWVQTESGDLTSIGVLTSGVGNDGPETLSAIGNVQSPDIVTNSDGNMMATWYDIYDTHSFIISRAYTDGNWGDDMVVTEVSTSAYSPQVAINSYGGAVAIWEQENGDLGHRGVYASTYTPKITPSVSIASPSQDDILTSDSVKVEWTGANVDHYNVSVDGAEAINVSKNTDLTIDDLAEGEHNVNVTAYNVLGESSYAEVSFIVDTAAPAVNVTVPAIGAWYNTSSLNVT